A genomic region of Lusitaniella coriacea LEGE 07157 contains the following coding sequences:
- a CDS encoding tetratricopeptide repeat protein, producing the protein MNQLLGDRYRVVKMLSSDIFGETYVAEDVQLPDRPKCAIKQLKLPSTNPKSLKLLRGVLRKKAESLKSLPVNPQIPHIIEYFEQGDSFYLVEELVKGRPFSEELIPGNPLSEDRTVSLLKEVLDILAIIHNAGLIHRGIKPANILRRHSDGCLVLLGFGLFKEVSDRAMRSQGQSPRETFNGTGLYIPPEQYSEQAQFNSDIYALGAIGIQALTGYTATELSTLLSMQGHQAENGGWERGCSVSPACAKILNKMVCSNTQQRYQLVREVLEDLQRLERGKPLAVPSNKIVPIPRSPASGLVQQKRKRTKPKTEAKAVRSLSWKHWGLVGLAVVGGLGVLWYGKLPQRGLSQYFFKQGTSQEEGGNVKQALKSYQRALQFHGNDARSYYRIGLLQQEEGNGVEALESLTRAVQLGSRSPQVYYQRGNLRFNLGDRAGAIADYNEALDKQPNYAEVYVNRGSVYGDLGDDRRAIADYTKALEINENLPAAYLNRCLSRSNVGDHPGAIADCTRAIDLRPTHTFAYENRGLARLRLEDYQGAIADFNTAIQLDPQDPNPYYNRGLVRQSLGDRAGAIADYTTALEISSQYVLAYYDRGIAYLQEGKRERAIADFKQTATLCLELGRLGCYEDAQYQLRQLGIESNTDTSESTN; encoded by the coding sequence ATGAACCAACTGTTGGGCGATCGCTATCGGGTGGTTAAAATGCTCAGTTCGGATATCTTCGGCGAAACCTATGTGGCAGAAGATGTTCAACTTCCCGACCGCCCTAAATGTGCGATCAAGCAGTTAAAGTTGCCCAGTACGAATCCCAAAAGTCTCAAGTTGCTGCGGGGAGTTTTAAGGAAAAAGGCAGAATCTTTGAAGAGTTTGCCTGTTAATCCCCAAATTCCGCATATTATTGAATATTTTGAGCAAGGGGATAGTTTTTATCTGGTGGAAGAGTTGGTTAAGGGTCGTCCCTTCAGCGAGGAGTTGATTCCGGGAAATCCTTTATCGGAAGATCGCACGGTGAGTTTGTTGAAGGAGGTTCTTGATATCCTTGCCATTATCCACAATGCCGGTCTAATTCATCGCGGTATCAAACCAGCCAATATCCTGCGCCGACATTCGGATGGTTGTTTGGTTCTTCTGGGGTTTGGATTGTTTAAGGAGGTGAGCGATCGCGCGATGCGTTCCCAAGGTCAATCCCCGCGAGAAACGTTTAATGGGACGGGACTCTATATTCCGCCGGAACAGTATAGCGAACAGGCTCAATTTAATAGCGATATTTATGCCCTCGGCGCGATCGGGATTCAAGCACTGACGGGGTACACGGCAACAGAGTTGTCAACCTTACTTTCAATGCAAGGACATCAAGCTGAAAATGGCGGGTGGGAGCGGGGTTGTTCTGTGAGTCCTGCTTGTGCGAAAATTTTGAACAAAATGGTTTGCTCGAATACGCAGCAACGCTATCAATTGGTGAGAGAGGTTCTTGAGGATTTGCAGCGTTTGGAACGAGGGAAGCCGTTGGCAGTCCCTTCTAATAAGATTGTTCCCATCCCCCGTTCTCCGGCTTCTGGGTTGGTACAACAGAAACGGAAAAGGACAAAACCCAAAACTGAGGCAAAAGCGGTAAGAAGCCTTTCCTGGAAGCATTGGGGACTGGTGGGTTTAGCTGTGGTGGGTGGATTGGGGGTGCTGTGGTACGGGAAATTACCCCAAAGGGGACTCAGCCAGTATTTTTTTAAACAGGGGACGAGTCAGGAGGAGGGAGGGAATGTTAAACAGGCGTTGAAGTCCTATCAGCGTGCCTTACAGTTTCATGGGAATGATGCGCGATCGTACTATCGAATAGGGTTGCTGCAACAGGAGGAGGGGAATGGGGTTGAGGCTTTAGAGTCTTTGACGAGGGCGGTGCAATTGGGTTCTAGGTCGCCCCAGGTGTATTATCAACGGGGAAATTTACGCTTCAATCTCGGCGATCGCGCCGGCGCGATCGCGGACTACAATGAAGCTCTCGACAAACAACCGAACTATGCAGAGGTTTACGTGAATCGCGGCAGCGTTTATGGGGATTTGGGGGACGATCGACGCGCGATTGCGGATTATACTAAGGCGTTGGAGATCAATGAGAATCTCCCGGCAGCTTATTTGAATCGCTGTTTGTCTCGCTCGAATGTGGGAGATCACCCCGGCGCGATCGCGGATTGTACTAGAGCAATCGATCTTCGTCCCACTCACACCTTTGCTTACGAAAATCGGGGATTGGCACGGCTGCGCTTGGAAGATTATCAGGGCGCGATCGCGGATTTTAATACGGCAATTCAACTCGATCCCCAAGATCCCAATCCTTACTACAATCGCGGCTTGGTGCGGCAAAGTTTGGGCGATCGCGCTGGCGCAATTGCCGACTATACCACTGCTTTGGAAATTAGCTCTCAGTACGTTCTCGCTTACTACGATCGCGGAATTGCTTATTTACAAGAGGGTAAAAGAGAGCGCGCGATCGCAGACTTTAAACAAACCGCTACTCTCTGCCTGGAACTCGGTCGCCTCGGCTGTTATGAAGATGCACAATATCAACTGCGTCAACTCGGCATTGAAAGCAATACAGATACTTCCGAATCCACTAACTAA
- a CDS encoding RRXRR domain-containing protein, which yields MQRVPVISKDGTPLMPTKPSRARRWLRDGKARVYSNDLGIFAIELLFNTGEEVQPVAVGIDPGKKFTGMAVQSKRTTLWMGHLKLPFDKIKKRMEQREMMRRGRRGRRINRKLPFSERAHRQVRFDNRRQRKIPPSIRANREFELRVFKELIGLFPVEAVCYEIVKASGSKGFSPVMVGQNWMLERFASDYTNLKVLTQQGGETSNLRQYLRLPKEKADKSKEIRETHATDALAASWFLKYRQIKGSRGWWEGEVEVSPHAPFAIVSRPPVSRRQLHLMVPAKGGNHRRYGGTVTGHGFRKGDFVEAEKAGIVYRGWVSGDTKTQVSISDANWKRLGQFTARKVRLLKRNTGLICKAAL from the coding sequence ATGCAGCGAGTACCCGTTATTTCAAAAGACGGAACCCCATTAATGCCGACAAAGCCCAGTCGAGCAAGGCGATGGCTGCGCGATGGCAAAGCGCGAGTCTACTCCAACGACTTAGGCATCTTCGCTATCGAGTTGTTGTTTAACACGGGAGAGGAAGTCCAGCCCGTTGCGGTGGGAATAGACCCTGGAAAAAAGTTCACAGGCATGGCTGTTCAGTCCAAAAGGACAACGCTATGGATGGGACACCTTAAGCTACCATTTGACAAGATAAAGAAGCGGATGGAGCAACGGGAAATGATGCGACGCGGACGGAGAGGAAGACGGATTAACCGTAAACTTCCCTTCTCGGAAAGAGCGCATCGACAAGTGCGGTTCGACAACCGCAGGCAGAGGAAAATTCCCCCTAGCATTCGAGCTAATCGAGAGTTTGAACTTAGGGTTTTCAAAGAGCTAATTGGACTGTTTCCTGTTGAAGCGGTTTGCTACGAGATCGTTAAGGCATCGGGTTCAAAGGGTTTCTCTCCGGTGATGGTCGGACAGAACTGGATGTTAGAGCGGTTTGCGTCGGACTATACCAACCTTAAAGTTTTAACCCAACAAGGAGGGGAAACATCCAACCTTCGCCAGTACCTCAGACTCCCAAAAGAGAAAGCAGACAAGTCTAAGGAAATTCGAGAAACCCATGCAACCGATGCGCTTGCGGCAAGCTGGTTTCTCAAGTATCGACAGATTAAAGGCTCTCGTGGCTGGTGGGAGGGAGAAGTAGAAGTATCCCCCCATGCACCCTTCGCGATCGTCTCTCGTCCGCCTGTCTCTCGTCGGCAACTGCACCTAATGGTTCCGGCAAAAGGCGGCAACCACCGCAGGTACGGAGGAACGGTAACAGGACATGGTTTTAGAAAAGGAGATTTTGTAGAAGCCGAAAAAGCCGGGATTGTCTATCGCGGATGGGTATCGGGAGACACGAAAACACAGGTTTCCATCTCAGATGCGAACTGGAAAAGGCTCGGACAATTCACAGCCCGGAAAGTTCGATTACTAAAAAGAAACACAGGGCTAATTTGTAAAGCCGCCTTGTAA